The following are encoded together in the Tripterygium wilfordii isolate XIE 37 chromosome 3, ASM1340144v1, whole genome shotgun sequence genome:
- the LOC119995649 gene encoding 60S ribosomal protein L21-2-like has product MGGSMWVTTNRIIRKRIHVRVEHVQPSRCTEEFKLRKQKNDPLKAEAKARGEVISTKRQPEGPKPGFMVEGAMLETVTPIPYDVVNDLKGGY; this is encoded by the exons ATGGGAGGGTCAAT GTGGGTAACAACTAACAGGATTATCAGGAAGAGGATCCACGTCCGAGTGGAGCATGTGCAGCCTTCAAGGTGTACTGAGGAATTCAAACTAAGGAAACAGAAGAATGATCCTCTGAAAGCAGAGGCAAAGGCAAGAGGTGAGGTGATTAGCACAAAGAGGCAGCCAGAGGGCCCAAAACCTGGGTTTATGGTGGAGGGTGCGATGCTGGAAACTGTTACTCCCATTCCTTACGATGTTGTTAATGATCTCAAGGGTGGTTATTAG